In one window of Eubalaena glacialis isolate mEubGla1 chromosome 13, mEubGla1.1.hap2.+ XY, whole genome shotgun sequence DNA:
- the PRM3 gene encoding protamine-3 gives MGSHCAKLGTGHGRGHESSMKKLVACVSQDNFSLSSEGEEEEEEEEEGEAEGEEEELPVQGKLLLMEPEWQEEGAKDDSVAQQNPKAKQTQS, from the coding sequence ATGGGTTCCCACTGTGCCAAGCTCGGCACGGGCCACGGCCGGGGCCATGAATCCTCCATGAAGAAGCTCGTGGCCTGCGTGAGTCAGGATAACTTCTCCTTGTCGTcggagggtgaggaggaggaggaggaggaggaggagggagaggcagagggagaggaagaggagctcCCGGTGCAGGGCAAGCTGCTGCTGATGGAGCCTGAGTGGCAGGAGGAAGGCGCCAAAGACGACTCTGTGGCCCAGCAGAACCCCAAGGCCAAGCAGACGCAGTCCTGA